TTGATTGCGGGCGGTAAGGTATCACTGTCGACCCCGCTGAATGTCACCCGTATTAATGTATTGTCTGCCAAAGATATGCTAATCGTTGCCCAGCAATGTGTAGCGGGTACTCATCCTGCTATAGCGACTATGATGGTTGAAGAGCATCAGCATTCTGCATCTGAGTCGCACGATCATGTGCATCACGTGCATCATGAACATGGTGGCTGCGACTGCAGTGACGATCATAGCGAGCCGGACGAACACTTAGAAAACTATAGAGGCATACGCTCAGCTGATGTCTTTATCGCTACCGCTGCTGTTGCCGATTACCGTACTGAACAGGCCGCACCGCAAAAAATCAAAAAAACTCAAGATACTATGTCGCTTGATTTGGTAAAAAATCCAGATATTTTAGCAACTGTCTCTCTGGCGCATCCAGATCTGTTCGTAGTGGGCTTTGCCGCAGAAACCCAAGATGTTGAGCATTACGCCCGCGAAAAATTGATTACAAAAGACTTAGACATGATTGCTTGTAATGATGTATCGCGTGCGGACATTGGTTTTGCTAGTGATGACAATGCGATGCAAATATTCTTCGCTAAGTGCTATGAACACGATTCAGTAGTGCTAGAGAAAACCAGTAAGAATAAGATTGCGCAACAATTAGCAACTATTATTGGCGAAACGTTATGGCAGCGCCAAGATAGTTAATGCTGTATGAGGATACGCCCTGGTACAAGCCATATTGGCAATGACCCTAATATTAGCAGTCAGCAATCGATGATAAATATGACATACCAAATGTTAAGCTGCAAATATCATGACCTATAGCGACGATACCCAGACATTGCTACTACTAGTCATTTTCGCGTTCGCCTCACTATTACATGGGATTAGTGGTCTGGGTGTGACTTTGGTAACTACTACTGCGCTTGCCAGTATTTACCCATTACCTCACGCCATTGTACTGGTGATTTTCCCGTCATTATTACTTAATGCGATGACGTGGTTAACTGGCGGTGGGCGTAGCATTTGGCAGAATTTTACTTATTATGGCAGGCGTTATTGGTTATTGGCATTGACCAGTTTGCTGGGCAGTATTTTGGGTGCAAAGTTATTGCTATGGGTGGATAGCGCTTATATTCTATTGTTACTGGCCGCGGTGATTGCTTTTTATGTAGCAACAGCGGTACTTGGCAAGCAAATTCGTCTACCCAATACCAAGCCAGTATTGATCATTGTTGGGGTCAGTGCAGGCATTATTGGTGGTTCGACCAATGCCATGTCAACAGTCTTAATGATGTACCTATTGTCTGCTAGCGATGATAAGAACACCCTCGCTAAAGTCGGTAACATGTGTTATCTATTAGGGAAAATAGCACAAATTATCGTCTTGCGTGAGCCCATCATGGCACTCAGTAATGTCGAGTGGCAATTGATTGCGCTATTAAGTGGAATATCTGTGGTCGCGTTATTAGTTGGTATTCGTTTACGACGCTATCTGCCACCAGCGCGCTTCCGTCAGCTTATTTTACTGATTTTAACCTTGCTTGGCCTGCGTGTTGGTTGGCAAGGATTTATGGGGCTATTGTAGTTATAGAATTAGGGCAGTCATAACAGCAGAATATTTATAAAACTATGACAGTTAAAAGCGTGAGTCATAGATATTCATTGCTATGAACAAAAATAGCCTTAATTTCCAATGATGTATTACAGATCAAATCGCTAGATTAAAAAATATCTGCTGGGCAAGCCGAAAGGTATTACAGTGCGCTTCAACCACATCTTCGATATTCTCTGAATAACCACCACCCATCACAATTGCCACTGGAATATTCGCCGCTTGTGCTTGTCTTAAGACATACTCATCGCGCGCCTTACAGCCTTCTTGCGACATTGCCAGCTTTCCTAGTTTGTCAGTCGCTAATACATCTACCGCGGATTGATAAAAAATGATATCGGGTGCGACTTCATTAATTAAGCGCGGTAAGGTGTCTGCTAAAATCTGTAAATATTCTGCATCACCCGTATCAGTCGCCAGCTCAATATCAAGGTCAGACACTTCCTTACGAAAAGGGTAGTTTTTTGCACCATGCATACTAAATACAAACACCCTTGGTTCAGCTGCCATAATACTGGCATTGCCATTACCTTGATGCACATCTAAATCGACCACCAAAATCTTTTGTGCTTGTCCGCGTGACAGCAGCAAATTGCTGGCGATACAGACATCGTTAAACACACAAAAACCTTCGCCATGATCGGCAAACGCATGATGTGTGCCACCAGCGATATTCATCGCTACCCCATATTGCTGGGCGTATAAGGCACACTCATAAGTCGCGTGGGCGATGTAGCGACCACGATCAACCAATATTGGGGTCATCTCAAAGCCAATCGGACGTGCTTCTTTTGGGGTCAAGGTCTGGGTTTTAAGTTTGTGCCAGTATTCGGCAGTATGCGT
The sequence above is a segment of the Psychrobacter sp. PL19 genome. Coding sequences within it:
- a CDS encoding TSUP family transporter, which produces MTYSDDTQTLLLLVIFAFASLLHGISGLGVTLVTTTALASIYPLPHAIVLVIFPSLLLNAMTWLTGGGRSIWQNFTYYGRRYWLLALTSLLGSILGAKLLLWVDSAYILLLLAAVIAFYVATAVLGKQIRLPNTKPVLIIVGVSAGIIGGSTNAMSTVLMMYLLSASDDKNTLAKVGNMCYLLGKIAQIIVLREPIMALSNVEWQLIALLSGISVVALLVGIRLRRYLPPARFRQLILLILTLLGLRVGWQGFMGLL
- a CDS encoding histone deacetylase family protein; this encodes MLKIAYSDIFRYSVPEKHRFPMQKYTMIPERLLAEGTISSANFFAPSQLTEEEILTTHTAEYWHKLKTQTLTPKEARPIGFEMTPILVDRGRYIAHATYECALYAQQYGVAMNIAGGTHHAFADHGEGFCVFNDVCIASNLLLSRGQAQKILVVDLDVHQGNGNASIMAAEPRVFVFSMHGAKNYPFRKEVSDLDIELATDTGDAEYLQILADTLPRLINEVAPDIIFYQSAVDVLATDKLGKLAMSQEGCKARDEYVLRQAQAANIPVAIVMGGGYSENIEDVVEAHCNTFRLAQQIFFNLAI
- the coaBC gene encoding bifunctional phosphopantothenoylcysteine decarboxylase/phosphopantothenate--cysteine ligase CoaBC — encoded protein: MSNIVLAITGGIAAYKSAIFTRLLVKAGFEVRVIMTTGAQAFITPLTLQALSGNEVHTSLLDEHAEAGMGHIELAKWADLVVIAPASANTLARLAMGMADDLLTTVCLATTAPVIIAPAMNQQMWAHPAVTLNVQTLRDMNYQIIMPASGEQACGDVGAGRLPEPEQLLAEISLFSAQHTIPQLLAGKRVVITAGPTIEAIDPVRYLSNHSSGKMGFALARACVEAGAEVILIAGGKVSLSTPLNVTRINVLSAKDMLIVAQQCVAGTHPAIATMMVEEHQHSASESHDHVHHVHHEHGGCDCSDDHSEPDEHLENYRGIRSADVFIATAAVADYRTEQAAPQKIKKTQDTMSLDLVKNPDILATVSLAHPDLFVVGFAAETQDVEHYAREKLITKDLDMIACNDVSRADIGFASDDNAMQIFFAKCYEHDSVVLEKTSKNKIAQQLATIIGETLWQRQDS